DNA from Paludisphaera mucosa:
CCTTCCACAGGATCGTGGCGCAGCCCTCGGGGCTGATGACCGAGTAGTACGTGTGTTCGAGCATCCCCAAATGGTCGCCGATGCCGATGCCCAGGGCCCCGCCGGAGCCCCCCTCGCCGATGACGACGCAGATGATCGGGGTGGCGACGCCCGACATGTGCATCAGGTTCTCGGCGATGATCGCGGCCTGGCCGCGCTCCTCGGCCGAGATGCCGGGATAGGCGCCGGGGGTGTCGATGAAGGTGACGATCGGCAGGCCGAACTTCTCGGCGAACCGCATCTTGAGGAGCGCCTTGCGGTAGCCCTCGGGGTGGGCGCAGCCGAAGTGGCAGGCGGTGCGCTGGGCCAGGTTCTTGCCCTTCTGGTGGCCGATGAACATGACCTTCATGTCGTCGAGGTAGCCCAGGCCGGTGACGATCGCCTGGTCGTCGCCGATGGCCCGGTCGCCGTGCAGCTCGAGGAACTGGTCGAAGAGCAGGTCGATGTAGTCGCGGGTCTGGGGGCGCTGGGGATGTCGCGAGACCTGCACCGTCTGCCAGGGGTCGAGCTGGGAGTAGATCTCCCGCTTGAGGGCCGCCAGCTCGCGACGGAGGCGGCGGATCTGCTCGCCGATCTTCGAGTTGTCGCCGCCGGCGCGGTTCTTGGCGTACTGCGCCTCCATCTCGACGAGCCGCTGCTCCATCTCGTAGATGGGGGCCTCGAACGGGAGTCGCTGCTCGTGGGCGCTGCGCATGAAAGGCTTCATCCTCGAAAACGGGCGGTCGCGGGGCGGGGGCCGGGCCGGCTCATCTCAGCTCAAAGGGACGATCCATCCCGATTATCGGCTCGCGGGTCGGGGTCGTTCCGGTAAATCCGGATATTCCGGAAAGTCGCGAGGAAGGCGTGCAGGTCGGGGAACCGCTCCTCGGGGGCCTTCCTTAGCATCCGCAGGACGGCCTCGTTGAACTCCGGGGTCACCTGGTCGTCCCGCGAGGTCAGGGGCAGGGGCTTCTCGCGCATGTGCTTGTTCAGCAGTTCCTGCTGCGAGTTGGCCCGGAAGGGGGGCCGCCCGCAGGCCAGCTCGTAGCAGGTGGCCCCGAAGCTGTAGACGTCGGCCGCGGGGGCGGGGGACTCGCAGCGGATCTGTTCCGGGGCCATGTAGGTGCCCGTCCCCTGGCGGGGGATCTTGCCGCCGAACAGCCGGGACAGGCCCGACCGGGGCCGCATGGCGATCGTGTAGTCGATCACCCGGACGTCGCCGGCCCGATCCGCCAGGATGTTCTCGGGCTTGACGTCGCGGTGGATCCAGCCCTTGTCGTGCATGCAGGCCAGGCCGGCGGCCG
Protein-coding regions in this window:
- a CDS encoding acetyl-CoA carboxylase carboxyltransferase subunit alpha, giving the protein MRSAHEQRLPFEAPIYEMEQRLVEMEAQYAKNRAGGDNSKIGEQIRRLRRELAALKREIYSQLDPWQTVQVSRHPQRPQTRDYIDLLFDQFLELHGDRAIGDDQAIVTGLGYLDDMKVMFIGHQKGKNLAQRTACHFGCAHPEGYRKALLKMRFAEKFGLPIVTFIDTPGAYPGISAEERGQAAIIAENLMHMSGVATPIICVVIGEGGSGGALGIGIGDHLGMLEHTYYSVISPEGCATILWKGAEHAPKAAAALKFTSRDLHRFGIIDEIIQEPLGGAHRDHPEMAATLKQFLLRNLRRLIQVPKDELLDRRYAKYRKIGVFLEEAPEPSLLDPQRNGHAQSAV
- a CDS encoding serine/threonine protein kinase codes for the protein MATSGGAASAEDRIGAYRVVRVIHAGVTSVVAEVVDDATHRRYAVKQLAGPLCGDASERRKFAVEARLGLELRHPNLIRVHEFVDDREQPYFVMEYFPAPNLKLPLARPTVYPMPKEHLHKIIRQAAAGLACMHDKGWIHRDVKPENILADRAGDVRVIDYTIAMRPRSGLSRLFGGKIPRQGTGTYMAPEQIRCESPAPAADVYSFGATCYELACGRPPFRANSQQELLNKHMREKPLPLTSRDDQVTPEFNEAVLRMLRKAPEERFPDLHAFLATFRNIRIYRNDPDPRADNRDGSSL